TGGGTGTGCAGCCCCAGCacctgggggagaagggagctCAGAAGGGTGCGTTAAGGCCTCCCCAGAGCcctttcaccaccaccacccccctgccGGAGTTCAGGAAGAGAGAGGTTAGGGGGCAGGGAGGCCTCCGGGAGGACTGGCCGGCTGGGGAGGACTGGGCAGGGGAATTCCTGGCCGGGGAGGGAGTCGAAGGCGGAGGCTGACTTTGGGTGTCAGGTGCAGGATGGCGTCCCCCGTGAGCGCGCCCACGGCCATGCTCAGGAAGGTCTGGATGACGTAGTTCGAGGCTGTGCGGTGGCTGGAGCAGCTCAGAAGCAGGAGGCCAGAAGCCGCACAGAGGCAGACGAGCAGCGTGGCCAGGGAGCCGTACAGATACCCTGGGGAGGAAGCCGAGGTCGtgagctgggctgggagccccCCACCCCTACTTCCCAGGGGAGGGGGTCCAGGTGGGGTCCAGGAGTGAGCAGAAGCTCACCAGGGAGGCAGGGGGCCAGGATCGGGCCCGACCTCGGCTTACACTGACCCTCACAGCCTCTTTCCCTTCCCACCTGGGCTCCCCCACATTTCCCTGCGACCCCCCTACTCCTAGGCCACTTCCCCTTGCCAGCCCTAGTCAAgctttccccacccctgccctggcccagTGGCCACTCTCCTCCCTGTGAGGTCACCCTCTGCACCCCCAACACCCATGGACACAGCCAGGCAGGCACTGCTGGGGAGACAGGCACTCACTCTCCGCCTGGCTGAGCTCGTCCTGAGGGGGGGCCCCGGGCTGTGGGCTGCAGGCCCCACTCAGTTGCTGCTGGAGCAGGGCAGGGCTCAGCTgggcccaggactctggggtcacaCCAGCCTGGTCAGACAGCCCGTACACAGACATGACTTCCTCAGCACTCAGGCACACCTGGGGGGTGGCAGCACAGGGGATCAGGGGCCTGAGCAGATCCCGGGGGACCCCATCTCTCCCCAGGACTATGGTGCAGGGGCTGCTCACTGTGTCCCACAGGCTGGAGCTGCTGTTCAGGGTGGCAAGGGGCACAGGGCCCTGGTGGTTGGCCCCATTTCTCAaatggtcatggtcatggtcacTGTGGTCGTCAGGTGTCTCAGTCACTCTGCCTACCCCCAGGCGCTCCATCAAGGCCTCCAGCTCTGGCCGGGAGGACAGAATCACAACGTCTGTATGGGCTCCAGGCCTGCCCTCCCCAGGGACATGGCGGCTGGGGACTCGGGGCACTGCCCACTCTCGGGCCCAGCTGAGGCCTCACCCGCCAGTGTGATGTTGGGAGTGTCGCCGCTGTGCTGCCGGAACACAAAGTCTACAAAGTACTGGGGCGTCGGCAGGGCGCGGAGACAGGACCCGCTGCTGACATGGTCCACTACGGCGGCCAGCACCAGGCTAGGGCTGCTGGGAGCCCCTgccccttctgcctcctccagcaACTGAGGCAGGTCCACGCAGGCCTGGGGGAGGAGCCGGGGCTCAGCCCTCCCCTGCACTGTGGCTTTCCTGGCCTCCAGCTCTTCATGTCCCCAGTATCACTGACCCCAAGATCTGCCCCAACATGGACCCAGACCGGCCTTCTCAGAACACCACCACCAACTCCCACCTGCTTTAGGGCCTGCACTGGGCCCGACCCCTCCCTGTGGCCCCTGTCTGATGAGGCCACCCCCTGGGGCTCTCCAGGTTTCTGCCCTGACTGATGGTGGACGTCCACGTGTGATCCCTCAGCCTAACCCAGCTGCCCAAGCCCCTCCCTAGACTCCCCCAGGTACCCTGAGAAGCTTTAAGGGATGTCCTGCCCACTGCAGCCCGGCCCAGCCCCCTAAGTGGACTCCTTCCCTGCCGATCCCTTTAGAACCTTCTCGCCCACTCCTGGCCGGCCTGCCTGGGCCCTCACCTTCTCTGCAGCGGGCCAGCCAGCAGCCTGGGCCTGAATCTTCTGCAGCAGCCTGCTCAGGCCTGGGGTGAGGGCCTTGGGGCCCTCCAAAAGGGCCAGGAGATGGTCAGCACGAGTTGCCCAGTGGCCAGCCTGCACATCTGTACACGTGCCCTTGGGGTCACTGAGGTAGAGGGCAGCAGCAGCACTGAAGCGGGCAATGTGTCTGTGCTCTAGGACGGGCTTCTTGGGACTGCCCAGGGCCAGGGCAGCATCCACAGACAGGCACTGGGGGCACACAGGGGTGTCTGTGCTCAGGAGGCTGCCCACTTCCGTGTGGGGTCCATGCACACCAGTCTCACCCACCCCCCGTCTCACCCTCCCCGGCCTCATGGCTCCTTCTCATGCTCCCACCGCCATCCCCTCGATCACGGGAGGCCATGGGTGCACACAGAGGCCTTGGGCAGTGGCCCCTCTATCCCCGGGTGGCTTCTTCCTGGAACCGCGGCCAATCTGATGGCCTGGGGGTGACGGGGGAGGCTGTCCTAGAGCCTGGAGCTGTCTGTGCGTAGCACAGCCCCCAACCGCAGGAGGGTCTGTCTGAACCCAGAGCAGACGAAGGTGGGCTCTGGCCGGCAGGCAGGGCCTGGGAGCTtggccacccagcctcccctcgACCCGCCTCCTGGAGTTTGCCCAGGGCCCTTTGCTTCCAGCCCTGGGGTGGAGAGGGCCGGGCTGGGAACCCGTCGGGTGGGGCAGTTACCTTTCCACACGGCCCTTCGGCGCAGTGCACACGGTCCGCTAGTGTATTTAACAGGCTGCCCAGCGCGGCCCGGCCCAGAGCACCCCTGCCGGAGGACAGCAAGGGCAGCAGGCGGGGAGGCTGAGCGCCTGTCCCGGTGCCCAGCATTGAGCCAAGCAGCAGCCCCAGCTGGAGCCAGACCAGGCCCGGCATGCTGAGACCCCCCGCCGACGACGCGCTCCGAGCTCTGGGCCGGACTGGGGCTGGGCTCGGACCCGCCCGCACCCACGGGACCTCTCCCCGGTATTTGCTGCCGGGCTCTGTGATTGGCTGCCTGAGGTGGTGCGGGTTAACCATTCCAGCAGTGGGTCCTTCCCACCGTGGCCGTCTGTTGGAGGTC
This region of Mustela erminea isolate mMusErm1 chromosome 16, mMusErm1.Pri, whole genome shotgun sequence genomic DNA includes:
- the SLC39A4 gene encoding zinc transporter ZIP4 isoform X2; the protein is MPGLVWLQLGLLLGSMLGTGTGAQPPRLLPLLSSGRGALGRAALGSLLNTLADRVHCAEGPCGKCLSVDAALALGSPKKPVLEHRHIARFSAAAALYLSDPKGTCTDVQAGHWATRADHLLALLEGPKALTPGLSRLLQKIQAQAAGWPAAEKYFVDFVFRQHSGDTPNITLAELEALMERLGVGRVTETPDDHSDHDHDHLRNGANHQGPVPLATLNSSSSLWDTVCLSAEEVMSVYGLSDQAGVTPESWAQLSPALLQQQLSGACSPQPGAPPQDELSQAERYLYGSLATLLVCLCAASGLLLLSCSSHRTASNYVIQTFLSMAVGALTGDAILHLTPKVLGLHTHHGEGPGQTTWRLMAMLGGLYTFFLFENLFNLLLPLDPEGSKDGADSHSHGGHSHVVSLQLTPREPRPSRQPEEGSRTDLVAEGSPELLSSEPWSLSRELRLLPYVITLGDALHNFADGLAMGAAFASSWKTGLATSLAVFCHELPHELGDFAALLHAGLSVRQALLLNLASALTAFAGLYVALAVDVGEDSEIWILAVATGLFLYVALCDMLPAMLHVRDQRPWLLFLLHNMGLLGGWTVLLLLSLYEDNITL
- the SLC39A4 gene encoding zinc transporter ZIP4 isoform X1 — its product is MPGLVWLQLGLLLGSMLGTGTGAQPPRLLPLLSSGRGALGRAALGSLLNTLADRVHCAEGPCGKCLSVDAALALGSPKKPVLEHRHIARFSAAAALYLSDPKGTCTDVQAGHWATRADHLLALLEGPKALTPGLSRLLQKIQAQAAGWPAAEKACVDLPQLLEEAEGAGAPSSPSLVLAAVVDHVSSGSCLRALPTPQYFVDFVFRQHSGDTPNITLAELEALMERLGVGRVTETPDDHSDHDHDHLRNGANHQGPVPLATLNSSSSLWDTVCLSAEEVMSVYGLSDQAGVTPESWAQLSPALLQQQLSGACSPQPGAPPQDELSQAERYLYGSLATLLVCLCAASGLLLLSCSSHRTASNYVIQTFLSMAVGALTGDAILHLTPKVLGLHTHHGEGPGQTTWRLMAMLGGLYTFFLFENLFNLLLPLDPEGSKDGADSHSHGGHSHVVSLQLTPREPRPSRQPEEGSRTDLVAEGSPELLSSEPWSLSRELRLLPYVITLGDALHNFADGLAMGAAFASSWKTGLATSLAVFCHELPHELGDFAALLHAGLSVRQALLLNLASALTAFAGLYVALAVDVGEDSEIWILAVATGLFLYVALCDMLPAMLHVRDQRPWLLFLLHNMGLLGGWTVLLLLSLYEDNITL